Genomic DNA from Peribacillus sp. FSL H8-0477:
AACATTGGTTTTTACAATGTTACTAGTTCTCATTGCATCGCAGTTTACCTACAGTCCGCTTAAAGCTGCGGCTGAAGATAATACGCTTGGTTTAAAGGCCGAGGCAGCTATTATCCTTGATGGAAAAAGTGGAAAGATAATCTTCGAAAAAAATGCTGATAAAGTATTGGGTATTGCTTCAATGTCTAAAATGATGACTGAATATATCATTATGGAAGCTATTGAAGATAAGAAAATTAAGTGGGATGATACAGTAAAGATTAACGAATATATACATAATCTTTCTAAGTCTCCAAACCTGTCGAATGTAGGGTTAACACAGGGTGAGGATTACACAGTTAAAGAACTATACAGTGCAATGGCGATTTATTCAGGTAATGCAGCGACAGTAGCATTAGCAGAATTAATTTCAGGAAGCGAAAAGAATTTTGTTAATCTTATGAATAAAAAAGCAAAAGAAATTGGATTGAAAGACTTTAAGTTTGTTAACTCAAGTGGATTGAATAATTCCGATTTATTAGGAAATCATCCTGCTGGGGATGCTAATGAAGAAAACGTAATGACAGCAAGAGATACAGCAACACTTGCTTACCGTTTAATCACGGATTATCCGGAAGTTCTAGACTTTTCAAAGGTATCTAAGTTAGAATTCCGCGACGGAAAAGAATATCCTAATTTCAACTGGATGCTTCCCGGACTAATCTACGAGTATAAAGGTGTAGATGGGTTAAAGACAGGTTCTACTGAATTTGCTGGATATGGACATACAGCTACTGCTATTCGTGACGGGCAGCGTTATGTTACTGTTGTAATGAAGTCCACATCTAAAAGCGAACGTTTTGAAGATAGTATTAAATTAATGGATTATGCATTTAGTAACTTTAATACAGAAAAAATTGTACCCGCTGATTATCAAGTAAAAGGAAAAGAAAAGTTACCTGTAGCAAAAGGGAAAGAAGACAGCGTTAAAATTCAATCGGAAAAAGCAATCGAGCTTACCATTGAAAAAGGACAAAAGAGTAATTACGTACCCAAGCTTGTCATTGATAAGGATAAATTGAATGAAGATGGCAAATTATCGGCACCTATTAAAAAAGGTGATAAGATTGGGTATCTAACAGTCGACTCTAAAGAAGATTCAGATTATGGATTTATAGATAAAAAAGGTGCTAAAACTGTTCAAGTAGACGTGGTTGCTGCTGAATCTGTTGAGAAGGCTAACTGGTTTGTCCTATCCATGCGTGCAGTTGGCGGATTCTTCGGAGATATTTGGGACAGTGCTTCCTCAACCGTTAAGGGCTGGTTTTAATTCTGCTCCTAAGGATGAATAAAAGGGTTGCAACTTGCAAATAATTATAGTACATTATGGAAAACAAATTGATAAAATTAAAACGTTGATAGGAACTAGTAATAGGTGTTTTTTCTAAAGAGAGCCGGTGGTTGGTGTGAATCGGTGTAAGGCACTTATGAATCCCTCCTTGAGCAAAGTATGGAACACCTTAAGCTAAGGTTAGTAATTACTTTCGGCTTTAGCCGTTATCTTTATAAGTGGAAAGTTTATTTATGATACTTTCAACTAGGGTGGCAACGCGGGTTAACTCTCGTCCCTTTTCAGGGGACGGGAGTTTTTTGCGTTCATTTTAAAAATTTGAGTTACTAATAGGAGGAATAAGAGATGTTAGATTTAAAATTTTTACGTAATAACTTTGAACAAGTGAAGCATTCATTACAGCATCGCGGCGAGGATTTGACTGATCTGGGTCGTTTTGAAGAGTTGGATGTCAAACGCCGTACATTGATTGCTGAAACGGAGAAGTTAAAGAGTCGTCGTAATGAAGTATCACAGCAGGTGGCTGTATTAAAACGCGAAAAACAGGATGCAGATCATTTAATTGTCGAAATGAGACAAGTTGGTGATCAAATTAAGAGTTTCGATGAAGAGCTTCGAAGTGTGGAAGAAGATTTAGATAAGCTGTTAATGTCTATTCCTAATATTCCCCATGAAAGTGTGCCTGTTGGAGAAACAGAAGATGATAATGTCGAAATACGTAAATGGGGAGAGGTTCCTGCTTTTGAATTTGAGCCAAAGCCTCACTGGGATGTTGCAACTGAACTTGGAATTCTTGACTTTGAAAGAGCTGCAAAGGTAACGGGCAGTCGTTTTGTTTTTTATAAAGGCCTAGGGGCAAGACTTGAACGTGCCTTGATTAATTTCATGATTGATTTGCATGTTGAAGAACATGGTTATGAGGAAATGCTTCCACCGTATATGGTAAACCGCGCAAGTATGACAGGGACAGGACAGCTTCCGAAATTCGAAGAAGATGCCTTCCGCATTGAAAGTGAAGATTACTTCTTAATTCCAACAGCAGAAGTTCCGGTAACTAATTTCCATCGTGATGAAATTTTAAGTGTAGACAGCTTACCTATCAGCTATGCAGCTTATAGCGCCAGCTTCCGTTCTGAAGCAGGATCTGCGGGGCGTGATACGCGTGGGTTAATCCGTCAGCACCAATTTAATAAAGTGGAGCTTGTGAAATTCGTTAAACCTGAAGATTCTTATGAGGCACTTGAACAATTGACGGGACATGCAGAAAAGGTGCTTCAGCTTCTAGACCTTCCGTATCGTGTCTTGAGAATGTGTACGGCTGATCTTGGGTTTACTGCTGCGATGAAGTACGATATTGAAGTATGGATTCCAAGTTATGAGACATACCGTGAAATTTCTTCTTGTAGTAATTTTGAAGCGTTCCAAGCAAGACGGGCTAATATTCGCTTCCGTCGTGATCCAAAGGGAAAACCGGAGCATGTGCATACGTTAAATGGTTCTGGACTGGCGATTGGACGGACTGTAGCCGCTATCCTTGAGAACTATCAACAAGCAGATGGCAGTGTGAAAGTTCCTGAGG
This window encodes:
- a CDS encoding D-alanyl-D-alanine carboxypeptidase family protein; amino-acid sequence: MKKISQITLVFTMLLVLIASQFTYSPLKAAAEDNTLGLKAEAAIILDGKSGKIIFEKNADKVLGIASMSKMMTEYIIMEAIEDKKIKWDDTVKINEYIHNLSKSPNLSNVGLTQGEDYTVKELYSAMAIYSGNAATVALAELISGSEKNFVNLMNKKAKEIGLKDFKFVNSSGLNNSDLLGNHPAGDANEENVMTARDTATLAYRLITDYPEVLDFSKVSKLEFRDGKEYPNFNWMLPGLIYEYKGVDGLKTGSTEFAGYGHTATAIRDGQRYVTVVMKSTSKSERFEDSIKLMDYAFSNFNTEKIVPADYQVKGKEKLPVAKGKEDSVKIQSEKAIELTIEKGQKSNYVPKLVIDKDKLNEDGKLSAPIKKGDKIGYLTVDSKEDSDYGFIDKKGAKTVQVDVVAAESVEKANWFVLSMRAVGGFFGDIWDSASSTVKGWF
- the serS gene encoding serine--tRNA ligase, with translation MLDLKFLRNNFEQVKHSLQHRGEDLTDLGRFEELDVKRRTLIAETEKLKSRRNEVSQQVAVLKREKQDADHLIVEMRQVGDQIKSFDEELRSVEEDLDKLLMSIPNIPHESVPVGETEDDNVEIRKWGEVPAFEFEPKPHWDVATELGILDFERAAKVTGSRFVFYKGLGARLERALINFMIDLHVEEHGYEEMLPPYMVNRASMTGTGQLPKFEEDAFRIESEDYFLIPTAEVPVTNFHRDEILSVDSLPISYAAYSASFRSEAGSAGRDTRGLIRQHQFNKVELVKFVKPEDSYEALEQLTGHAEKVLQLLDLPYRVLRMCTADLGFTAAMKYDIEVWIPSYETYREISSCSNFEAFQARRANIRFRRDPKGKPEHVHTLNGSGLAIGRTVAAILENYQQADGSVKVPEVLVPYMRGAKVIKG